The following are encoded in a window of Peromyscus eremicus chromosome 12, PerEre_H2_v1, whole genome shotgun sequence genomic DNA:
- the LOC131922384 gene encoding olfactory receptor 5AC1-like, which yields MAERNQTLVTEFVLTGLTERPELQVPLFLVFLIIYLVTMVGNLGLIALIWKDPHLHTTPMYLFLSSLAFADACTSSSVTPKMLVNFLSTDRQISLSDCFTQFYFFCSSATTECFLLLVMAYDRYVAICNPLLYPVVMSNKLCTQLILVTYFIGILNSTIHVGLLVRLTFCRSNVIHYFYCEIVQLFTISCTDPTLNMLVVFICSIFIQAFTFINIVVSYTRVLFAILKKKSEKGRSKAFSTCSAHLLSVSLFYGNLFLIYIRPGSGPAEDKEKLYSLFYTIIIPLLNPFIYSLRNKEVLGALRRLKKK from the coding sequence ATGGCAGAAAGAAACCAGACTCTGGTGACAGAATTTGTTCTCACAGGACTCACTGAGCGACCAGAGTTACAGGTGCCCCTCTTCCTGGTGTTCCTCATCATCTACCTCGTCACCATGGTGGGCAACCTTGGACTGATTGCTCTCATCTGGAAGGACCCTCATCTTCATACTACTCCCATGTATTTATTCCTCAGCAGTTTAGCGTTTGCCGACGCATGCACTTCGTCTTCTGTGACCCCCAAGATGCTTGTCAATTTTTTATCTACAGATCGTCAGATATCCCTGAGTGACTGCTTcacccaattttattttttttgctccAGTGCAACCACAGAATGTTTCCTCCTGCTagtgatggcctatgaccgctatgtggccatatGCAACCCCCTGCTTTATCCAGTGGTGATGTCCAATAAGCTCTGTACTCAGCTTATACTTGTTACGTATTTTATAGGTATCCTGAATTCAACAATCCATGTGGGGTTGTTAGTTAGATTAACGTTCTGCAGGTCCAATGTTATACATTATTTCTACTGTGAAATTGTACAATTATTCACAATTTCTTGCACTGATCCTACGCTTAATATGCTTGTGGTTTTCATCTGCTCAATATTTATACAAGCCTTCACATTTATAAACATTGTAGTCTCTTATACCCGTGTGCTGTTTGCCATCCTGAAAAAGAAGTCTGAGAAGGGCCGAAGCAAAGCTTTCTCCACCTGCAGTGCGCAcctgctctctgtctctttgttctATGGAAATCTGTTTCTCATTTATATCCGTCCTGGGTCTGGACCAGCTGAAGATAAGGAAAAActgtattctttattttacacAATAATAATCCCCTTGCTAAATCCATTTATTTATAGTTTGAGGAATAAAGAAGTTCTAGGAGCTCTGAGAagactaaaaaagaaataa